From Melospiza melodia melodia isolate bMelMel2 chromosome 31, bMelMel2.pri, whole genome shotgun sequence, one genomic window encodes:
- the LOC134431290 gene encoding EEF1A lysine methyltransferase 3-like, translating into MAAPGCHVGTGGGREGEEENGEEEEEEEEEEEEEEEEEEEEEEEEEEEQGEEAEAALRAVFPRDPELFAETFPERRRFRLCGRVLHIAEHHGPRLGLAGAVWEAALSLCRFLGEQNLELAGRRVLELGAGTGIVGIFAAMLGAEVTLTDRPPALPQLRENARLNFPGSAAGPRVRALRWGRDQRRFPPKFHLILGSDIVYDPRSFAPLLSTLRHLLVPPAQALLSARLRGGEAGAARFFRQLLPPFFAVRLLRREPERDIEIYAVTPRDRAPLEQDRPGLGSLTPRDGAPERGGPGLGSLTPRDGAPERDWPGLGSLTPRDGAPLELDRPGLGSLTPQDGAPERDRPGLGSLTGD; encoded by the exons ATGGCGGCGCCCGGGTGCCACGTGGGGACCGGGGGGGGGCGGGAGGGGGAGGAAGAGAAcggggaagaggaagaggaagaggaagaggaagaggaagaggaagaggaagaggaagaggaagaggaagaggaagaggaagaggagcaagGAGAGGAAGCAGAAGCGGCGCTGCGGGCCGTGTTCCCCCGGGACCCCGAGCTCTTCGCCGAGACCTTCCCGGAGCGGCGCCGGTTCCGGCTGTGCGGGCGCGTCCTGCACATCGCGGAGCACCACGGGCCGCGGCTCGGGCTCGCCGGGGCCGTCTGGGAGGCG gccctgtccctgtgccggTTCCTGGGCGAGCAGAACCTGGAGCTGGCGGGGCGGCGGGTGCTGGAGCTGGGCGCCGGTACCGGCATCGTGGGCATCTTCGCTGCCATGCTGG GGGCCGAGGTGACGCTCACGGACCGGCCGCCGGCGCTGCCGCAGCTCCGGGAGAACGCGCGGCTCAACTTCccggggagcgcggcggggccccgGGTGCGGGCGCTGCGCTGGGGCCGCGACCAGCGCCGCTTCCCGCCCAAGTTCCACCTCATCCTGGGCTCCGACATCGTGTACGACCCCCGCTCCTTCGCCCCGCTGCTGAGCACCCTCCGGCACCTGCTGGTGCCGCCGGCCCAGGCGCTGCTCAGCGCCCGCCTGCGCGGCGGCGAGGCCGGGGCCGCCCGCTTCTTCCGGCAGCTGCTGCCGCCCTTCTTCGCGGTGCGGCTGCTGCGGCGGGAGCCCGAGCGGGACATCGAGATCTACGCGGTCACCCCGCGGGACAGAGCCCCTTTGGAGCAGGACAGGCCCGGGCTGGGGTCCCTCACACCGCGGGACGGAGCCCCGGAGCGGGGCGGACCCGGGCTGGGCTCTCTGACCCCGCGGGATGGAGCCCCGGAGCGGGACTGGCCTGGGTTGGGGTCCCTCACACCGCGGGACGGAGCCCCTTTGGAGCTGGACAGGCCCGGGCTGGGCTCTCTGACCCCGCAGGACGGAGCCCCGGAGCGGGACAGgcccgggctggggtctctcaccGGGGATTAA
- the LOC134431246 gene encoding uncharacterized protein LOC134431246 — translation MQRAALGALGAAARPRDHRETGTPEPQPRDHRETGTPEPQPRDHRETGTPEPQPRDHRETGTPGTPAPGPPGNRDPRTPAPGPPGNRDPRTPAPGPPGNRNPRNPSPGATGKPGPQNPSPGTTGKPGPQNPSPGTTGKPEPPEPQPRDHRETETPEPQPRGHRETGTPEPQPRDHRETGTPGTPAPGPPGNRNPSPGTTGKPEPPEPQPRDHRETETPEPQPRGHRETGTPEPQPRDHRETGTPGTPAPGPPGNRNPRTPAPGPPGNRDPQNPSPGTTGKPEPPEPQPRDHRDPQNPSPGTTGKPEPQNPSPGTTGKPEPQNPSPGATGKPGLQNPSPGTTGKPGLQNPSPGTTGKPQPWDPPSPVTSQLRDPWDLRTPGPPGIRALGPPEPQPRDHPDPQPREHRNTQPRTTGNPYRDYREPWDPPAPGHPGPPTSGPPIPVTPGYPRAPPAPTLRFPPPPAAPCRWLSAAPPALRELRELRARTGQPVLRCREALERAGGDLRQAEAWLEAESRRRGWARAAAPGAARARQGLVGVLSEGSAAVMVEVNCETDFVARTPDFQQLVEMAARGVLGHCQGASGTKLLLPEEELAQVRAENGGDLLSEHLALAMGRLGERLALRRAGWLRAPPGGFVATYAHGWVPAGPAVAMGTYGALVACGGPGPGPPPAELRELGRRVAQHVVGMAPTALGTPEDELGGESETRLLAQGALMEPGVPLGRYLRDRGGLRVCDFLRFQCGEEPPPGAPPGLRGAAEPPDPPLVPPMPGWGGESPPQCGVRLNKGAESRPGVLV, via the exons ATGCAGCGCGCGGCGCTGGGCGCGCTCGGGGCGGCGGCGCGG CCCCGGGACCACCGGGAAACCGGGACCCCAGAACCCCAGCCCCGGGACCACCGGGAAACCGGGACCCCAGAACCCCAGCCCCGGGACCACCGGGAAACCGGGACCCCAGAACCCCAGCCCCGGGACCACCGGGAAACCGGAACCCCCGGAACCCCAGCCCCGGGACCACCGGGAAACCGGGACCCCAGAACCCCGGCCCCGGGACCACCGGGAAACCGGGACCCCAGAACCCCAGCCCCGGGACCACCGGGAAACCGGAACCCCCGGAACCCCAGCCCCGGGGCCACCGGGAAACCGGGACCCCAGAACCCCAGCCCCGGGACCACCGGGAAACCGGGACCCCAGAACCCCAGCCCCGGGACCACCGGGAAACCGGAACCCCCGGAACCCCAGCCCCGGGACCACCGGGAAACCGAGACCCCAGAACCCCAGCCCCGGGGCCACCGGGAAACCGGGACCCCAGAACCCCAGCCCCGGGACCACCGGGAAACCGGAACCCCCGGAACCCCAGCCCCGGGACCACCGGGAAACCGGAACCCCAGCCCCGGGACCACCGGGAAACCGGAACCCCCGGAACCCCAGCCCCGGGACCACCGGGAAACCGAGACCCCAGAACCCCAGCCCCGGGGCCACCGGGAAACCGGGACCCCAGAACCCCAGCCCCGGGACCACCGGGAAACCGGAACCCCCGGAACCCCAGCCCCGGGACCACCGGGAAACCGGAACCCCAGAACCCCAGCCCCGGGACCACCGGGAAACCGGGACCCCCAGAACCCCAGCCCCGGGACCACCGGGAAACCGGAACCCCCAGAACCCCAGCCCCGGGACCACCGGGACCCCCAGAATCCCAGCCCCGGGACCACCGGGAAACCGGAACCCCAGAACCCCAGCCCCGGGACCACCGGGAAACCGGAACCCCAGAACCCCAGCCCCGGGGCCACCGGGAAACCGGGACTCCAGAACCCCAGCCCGGGGACCACCGGGAAACCGGGACTCCAGAACCCCAGCCCCGGGACCACCgggaagccccagccctgggacccTCCCAGCCCCGTGACCTCACAACTCCGAGACCCCTGGGACCTCCGAACCCCGGGACCACCGGGAATccgagccctgggacccccagaacCCCAGCCCCGGGATCACccggacccccagccccgggaacATCGGAACACCCAGCCCCGGACCACCGGGAACCCC TACCGGGACTACCGGGAACCCTGGGACCCCCCGGCTCCGGGACACCCGGGACCCCCAACCTCGGGTCCCCCCATTCCCGTGACCCCCGGCTATCCTCGGGCGCCCCCCGCCCCCACTCTGCGCTTCCCCCCCCCTCCG GCCGCCCCGTGCCGCTGGCTGAGCGCGGCCCCGCCGGCGctgcgggagctgcgggagctgcGGGCGCGCACCGGGCAGCCCGTGCTGCGCTGCCGGGAGGCGCTGGAGCGGGCGGGGGGCGACCTGCGGCAG gccGAGGCCTGGCTGGAGGCCGAGTCGCGCCgccggggctgggccagggccgctgcccccggggctgcccgggccCGGCAGGGGCTCGTGGGGGTCCTGAGCGAGGGCTCGGCCGCCGTCATGGTGGAG GTGAACTGTGAGACGGATTTCGTGGCGCGGACCCCCGACTTCCAGCAGCTGGTGGAGATGGCGGCCAGGGGGgtcctggggcactgccagggggccTCGGGCACCAAG ctcctgctgccagaggAGGAGCTGGCCCAGGTGCGGGCAGAGAACGGGGGGGACCTGCTGAGCGAGCACCTGGCACTGGCCATGG GCCGCCTGGGCGAGCGCCTGGCACTGCGccgggccggctggctccgtgcCCCCCCCGGCGGCTTCGTTGCCACCTACGCGCACGGCTGGGTGCCCGCCGGGCCCgccgtggccatgggcacctacgGGGCGCTGGTGGCGTGcggggggccgggcccggggccccCCCCGGCCGAGCTGCGGGAGTTGGGGCGCAGGGTGGCGCAGCACGTGGTGGGCATGGCGCCCACCGCCCTGGGCACCCCCGAGGACGAGCTGGGCGGGGAGAGCGAGACGCggctgctggcacagggggcactgaTGGAGCCGGGCGTGCCCCTGGGGCGGTACCTGCGCGACCGGGGCGGCCTCCGCGTGTGCGACTTCCTGCGCTTCCAGTGCGGCGAGGAGCCCCCCCCGGGAGCCCCCCCCGGGCTGAGGGGGGCGGCTGAACCCCCTGACCCCCCCCTTGTGCCCCCCATGCCAGGCTGGGGCGGCGAGAGCCCCCCCCAGTGTGGGGTGAGGCTGAATAAAGGTGCGGAATCCAGGCCGGGTGTTTT GGTTTGA